AAAGCCGTAGTGTATGATTTCTGTCGCTAACGGAACTGCGAAATGTCGGCTGTGTACTGAAGCTGTGGACTGAACCTGCTGTTTACGGTTCATTCAACACTGTATactgtttataaataaagtatatAGGACACAACCGCACCGTGTCCTATGGTGCGACAGcaaaaattgtgaaaaaaattgctgttttatattataaatattaataatgtaaaataatatattattaactgtttgttttcaaaatttttgctgtcacaccataggacacacgGACGTTATATTTGTTAACTACCTatattcaactttatttatagatACTGTATTTAGATAAAGCATCGCAAACAATAGTATGATATGTTCTTGGTTTGACTTATTATTACATTGCACTCAGAAAAGTCATGTTGGGTTctttgcattgtgggatacagtgtTCCGCTCACATGTACATTGTAGTATGTCATTCTatgcattacagaaaatgtGCACCTACTATCTATCACAAAAAGTCGTATGATTCTCGAGAAAAACCCAACGATTGCCCTTACAAAACGAAGTTTAAGTTTGCTTTATAAAACTAATAATGTGAAAGTGTatttcatgcactttattacaCGTAAGTATATTTGACTTATTTATTTGACTATAGTTGAGATGTCTAATTTGGTTTATACTTGTACCCGTTTGATGGATATAtactttaaaactattttaattacGAGTCTATTTATAATGAAAAAGTATACTTTGCTCTTTTGATAGTTACTTTTTCACATAGGTTTACGTACTGCCTTAGTTTTCTGGAAGTCTACtttttaatgtactttaataaacttaaaaaatgttttacaagtATTGAACTAGCACACCAGCAGTATACCTGTAAGTTCACTTGTAGTAACATTGCATGAAAACCGTAGTTTAAAGGTGGTTGTAAAGTGTAAAGTTTACTACCGGTATGCTTAAAGTATACTAAAAAGTATGCTTTTGTAATCTGAAAAGTGAGACAATTTAGTCCCAAGTGCTATTGAAAACAtacacttaaaagtatactACTAGTccattgatattagtatacttactacacaaagtataaaaatatacttgaacttgacttcttttttttaagGGCATGTTTTCAAATAGTTTTTCTACGTACTCCCGCATCCGTCACGATAGTCCTACAGTACCTCAACTTTGCACAATGGTTCAAGTCAGAATTTAAGATGTTTGGCTTCTCAAACTAACAGGACAATGTGTTTACACTTTTTGGAAACTTACCATCCTACAAATGACTTGACAATAGTTGACTGCATTAAACTGGGTTGGAAGAAAGTTTTCAGAAAACATGAGATAAATTACACAAAGCCGCTTTAAAGCAAGCCGCTTCCAGTTTTTTTTAGACTTTACATTTGACTCTGCACAAAAATTGGATGTTTACTTAACACAATTTTGTTGCATTTCTGATTATGATTGTGACAATTATACGAAATGTGTTTTCATAGTTTGATCGATGACTTAGATGTAGAATAGTTGACTAACCAACAGCATTCATACTAAATTGACACAAAACTGATGTACATCACTGACTGAAAAGAAAGCCAgcgattttttctttttgctctCTGGCGTAATTTATACAGAAAGTTGTTTATATATGTTGTAAATGAATATATTATTAtcttatgaataaataatgtctaAATATTAATGACACAGTGTGGCTGTACATTTTCAATTTATTCTTTTAAACACTCATgtagaaatacatttaaaccAATGAAAAGCAGCGATCATCAATAAACAATCAATCCATCAAACTAGAACTCTATAAAGAATTTAAGACTTTGTCCGCAAGTCCCATAtaacatttacttcagtttatatCCAAACCTCAGCGCTCCTTTGCTTTGTCCCTCTTCCTTTATTCGTCTGCGATTTACTCTTCGAAGGCTGTGTTCCACGGTGGGCGTTCGCTTGCCGGGAATCCTTTTCTTTGTTCGTTGAACAGTTCCCAGCGCAGGTCCAATCCGGCTGATGCTCCACTACTAGATCCAAGGTAGGTAGAGACGCAGTGCTGGTCACGTCTCTGTAGGCCAACGAGGCGATGGATTGGGTGTCTTGGTTGATAGCCCCATATCCACCTTTCCAAGAGCCGTCCTTGATGAGCATGGACTTCTTGATCATTTTCCAGCCCAGATGATTGAGCTCCAAGAAGTTGAGGAAGATGCAGAAGACCCCGACGCAGAACATGAAGATCAAGAAGATGGTTTTCTCGGTGGGGCGGGAGACGTAACAGTCCACCCTTTGCATGCAAGGAGACGCCGTGCACACGAAGTGAGCCGGGACGTAGAAACCGAAGAGGAGCCACTGAGCTACGACGAAGGCGACCTCCAAGACGGCACGGAAGCATACGTGGAAGACGTAGTACTTGGATAGAACCCCCGAGGAGCTTCTGGTTGGAGCACTGGCCTCCCGCAAGACCGCTGAGCTCTTCTGGGCGCTCTGGTTGGTGATGCCCTCAAGGATGTCTGCGAGACTGTGGCCAAGGTGTCTGTGCGACTTGATGGAACAACTGTCCGAGTCGCAGCTGCGGTCGTACGCCTCCCTGGGCTGCTCGCCGTCCGGCTGCTTGGACAGATTGTGCCAAGTGTAGATGATGAAGCAAAGCGAAGGCGTAGAAACAGTGATGATCTGGAAGACCCAGAATCTTGGTTGCGAGATGGGGGCGAAGGCGTCGTAGCAGACGTTGGGGCACCCCGGTTGCAAAGTGTTGCAGATGAACATCTCCTGCTCGTCCGTGTAGACGTCCTCGGTCGCCACGGCCACGATGAGCAGACGGAAGATGACCATGACGGTGAGCCACAGGCGTCCGATCATGGTGGAGTGCTGGTGCACGGCGTCCAGCAGCCTCTTGAGCAGCGTCCATTCTGTCATGTCTCTGCGCACCAGCCTCCCGAAGTGCAGCACCTGAAATAGATCCACTTTAGCTCTGTTGCCAGCCAGGACAGACGTTTTCATGTTACAGCTCTGGCCAGAGAGCGAAGGTGCCATCACTGCTCCCAGCCATCGCTTTCTCCTTCAGAGATAAGGCCTCCGCTCGCGAGCGCTGCCGGCCACTTCACAGCGGTCACATGGTGCTGTCGCTTGTCTTTAGAGTCCATTTACAAACCGCTGGAGAGACGGCACTCTTCTTACTCAAGAGAGCTTCTGATAGTGCCGGCAGATTACATACTTTTCAGATTACCACAAAAGTGATAGGGCTGGTTCCTCCTGAAGGCCACGCTTTTAAAAATACGACACAGATGTGCTTGTAAACTCCCCGTTGTTGCTCATATTTGTAACtttaaaactgatttttttgcAGTAGCAGCATGCACGTGCCGACTGGATTGCGCCAGCTACGTTTCCAATGCAACTACGTAAACATTGGTAGTTGtactaatatatttaaaatactattttgagaaattgtataaaaatgacaaaaacaagcaAGTAAAATAACCGACTGTCGAATTCAGATGTATTTCAATTTTGCACATTTAATAACTCATCTTAGACTATTAGAAACTAACTTGTAACAAACGTTCTGTCCTTTGTCAGGGCTTGTAATTTAAATCTTAAACAAAAATAGGCAAGATAGCTGTTATCTGCTAACAGGACACAGGTGATTAATATGATGCCTTAAAAGGTCTGACACCAGCGGATGCTAAAGAAACAACGAAATGACCATTGGGCCTTAGAGACAAAGTCATGATAAACATAGTTTATGAAGTGCTACGTGCTTGACAAAAATACACAGTAATAAATAAGTGTTCGTACACACGCAACGTACACAGTCAGataacatttaacaaaaatatgttttggggggtttgaaaaacatttttacaacaaCATCAAGGCAAAGTATTGGTGAAACATGAATATGATGAGTTATGTatattcgcttaataggacaaggtgttataatcccactatttcagcccagtttaattgcccaataggacatttcccacgcattatgcatgacagggggagtagtcaagaatatgaatagaggaaaggaggtctgaggtttcactgggttcgtcgggtaggcatcctctgtgtttgggggataaattatagaaatacatagcatacttacctttccttgctgttatcagagagacatctcatgagttgtgtgtccgatcccactttcatcacatccattatcctgggtgaaagatgccttttggtgaggtgctgctgataatgccctttgtatggttcccaacaatgcgacacatcgtcagttgtgcacctcagcctcattgggtgtttcggccctttatcacaagacaaggcaagggaggcccaccgctGGTTGATCAGATCTGGGTGTGTGTCACATTGTTATATGGTCATttggcagcccatgctgtgtccatctgcctcaaccacagccagtggcttcTTTCcgcaccactggccagttcttgattatcctccactggaccgTCCTCTGAACCCCACTTCCTGTGTCAGTTTGCTCATCCAGATTAGTGGCTGCAGCCTCAAAACACTTGCTTTGCTGGTAGCTCGGTGGCATCACACCTCAACGCAACCATACAcaccaacccgttggctaaggttGTTCTAGCCCGACTGGCACtgttaatgcatgctcagtgccccctGTCCCGTATgtcataacattacaacacacaacaccattttattatgtggtcatttggcagcccatattgtgTCGTTCTGTTTCagccacagccagtggctgcttctctcagcaacagtggcaagttctttgactgCCGTctgttgggcctgtcctctgatccccacttccttaagcagccttgtagtgggATTGGAAAtaaagcccctgcagcccacttccaccgggaacactttCACTGTCCATCCCTGATCTTCAGCCTCtgctgccaagttggcataccggagattctttctttcaaatgcttcgttaatggcctcttcccaaggtacagtcaactcaactatgaggactgtcctactggagctggacaACAGAATCATGTCCGGCCGTAGATTGGTCActgcgatttccaaggggaaagtaagtctgtggtttaaatcaactcgcatttcccaatccctggctatactcagcagCCATAAATATGGGGATAAGGGCTTGGCCCGCTTTTTCTGACCCCctccacagctcactccaaGTGATTTTGCGCCGTTCAATGCCTTCCCTCCTCATCCAGCAGCCTTGCTGGACTTGAGAGACCGCTCTGGCGCATGTACTTGCTTCTTCTTGACGATAAACCTCCTCCACCAACAGGTGTCACTGTTCTTTTGGTGTAGCTTTTCGCCATCTGGGTGTGGTTGATCCCAAACCAAGTCCCCATCTGACATATTGAACTTGTCCCACGATGTCCCTATGTCTGAGGGCTGCCTTCGCATCTGCTACCGCTGTTGCTGGGTTCCATTTCTTCCCTGTCGCTACTGTTGTagcagcatctcttacacagggatcacaggattctttgagcATCATCTCCAGCCTTGTTTTGGGGCAttatattcctccacaaggcttgaaatgggaagagagagagctccattcCCGTACAGCCCTATGTTGCAAAAGCATTTTGGTAGCCCAAGccatttcctcacttgtgtggaatgaatgtattaaaatgaagtaaaaaaactTGTCTCTACATCCATCCATGCTTCCTAGTCTGAACTTTAGTACTCCATCCTGTGGTGGACGATTTTATTTTCAGGATGATTTAAGGTGAATCTCTGTCACCTTTTGTGAGTGGAAAAATCTGATTGAGTTTTTTGtatttcacattcacaaaccATAGTCAGTGTCAAAGGGGTTTTGTTTTTTCCTAAATGTGGGGCAAGAGATTCCAGGTTCAAAGCTTCATGGAGAAGATGTACTGATTAAATGAATAGCTTCAATGCACTATAAAGAGCCTTGGATAAAAAGTGTCTTTACCAAAAGACTAGATTCTTGTTCTGTGCAGCCGTAATCTAAATTGCCAAACATGCTGACCAGGAGAAAGTTCAAAATCAATCTAGAAAAGAGTGACCCCAACCTTGTTGACTGaactgcatttttttctttgtgataTTTTAGCTGAGATTATCCagttcaaaatacattttattctaCACTGATGGTCTGACTTGTATGGTTGGTAATAATGAAACCCCCCATGACTAATGGTTTTATCAGAGAAGTTGCCCCCGGCTATCAAACAGAGATCCAGGTCTGAGCTCTCAAAAAGAACATCCAGACAAAGAGTTCCAGGAAGGCTTCTTGCAGCGAGTGTTTCCTCTTTGACCTTGATGAGCTATTGAGTGTCTGTTCCAATTTATATCACAGGACAGTTTCAGAAATTTTGAGTTATAAATGAATAAGAGGCAGAATTCTGGATAATCTGgtttaatatttgaataataaatTCCAAGCAACCAGTAAAAaacatcaattaacatttttattttagtgtgcCATTTCTAACGCacttcttttaaactaaaataagaaagtatactttcagtcaCTTTTTATGTACTCAtaagaaattaaaatgacagttaaGTATACATGACTATACTGACAGTAAAGTCTAAATCTAAACACACGTTTATGCTTAAAGTACAGTTATTCAGtgtaatatatgtatgtgtattgtACAGTAACTATAAATGCAGTTAATCCAGTTTTTTATGACCAAGTGGATTTCATTTTATGATGGACATATGCACCTTTTTTAGAGCTGGGGGACTGGGGACCATCCAGTGTGGCATTACAAGGAATGCtgtgatatattttttaaataactatgtttgtgttcagctaaagaaagtcatgcatcTGGGATGGCGtgatggtgagtaaaagatgagagagtttttggtgaactatccctttaagttaacaACTTGTCCATTTGTTAAATTAACAAGATTTAGATAAAAAGtagacaaatataaaaataacttaaaggttaaaaatgtaacattttctgCATAATccacaaatgtaaataaatagatCATGTTTTATAAAGAGAACAGTGATTTGGGAGCAAAGAAAAGCAACAGGTTTGCTCACACTGTCAGATGTGCAGTTTGTCTCTGCAGGTTGGTCTCTGACAACTCGCAAGCTTGTTTTAAATCCTCAtgtgacattttgaaaaaactgGCTTCACTACATCGCACAGCATTAAAGAGGAAGCCTCTTGTTTTATTCCTGTGATAATCCCTGCCGTCTGGGTCTCTCTCGTAAACGTCTGAAAGGTGTCAAAGGAATTATTCACCCCTTCACAAGGTTCATAGGAATCCACGTTGATGCCCGTCCCCGACGGCCATTCTAACCAGCTGCTGAGGCATGAATAGTAGACAGGATTAGAGCCCACAACACAGAAAGAAAAGAGAACAGCCAGACGAAGGatagaaagagggagagaggttCATGGGGCGAGTGAAAGTCTCTCGTATAGACCACTTGTCTATAGTGCTGGACTTTCATCTAAGCTAGAGTTGATGTATGAAGAGAGATCAGATCATAAGAGAGGTCATAAAAATCAGATCTTTCCAAACTTTTATGAGAATTATGATCTGGCCCATCCATGGGTCAAGGCTTCAAATGCACACCCCAAATGGATGAAACCATCTTTGCATGAACAAACAATTATTGACAACAGCTGAGGGGAACGCATGGATGAAGAAAGAGAAATCTTAAACATGCTTCATTTTTAATGTCAACCTGCAAACAAGATGAAACCGTCTTTTGCAAAAGATCAAGTCGCCATTTGGACTAAAATTAGACCCGGTGTAGAAGGTACAGCCGGCAACACTTTcgttgctgttgttgttttgtctgcaacagtttacagttaaaGCTCAGACTGCATTCGATTAGCATAACCTCAGGAGAATGAAAAGCGGCACCCAACTGGATTAAAAAAGCTTGAATAAGGAGGTGCCTGGTGTGTAACCAACGGTGATGTGAGAGGGATTTCCTATTATCTGCTCTGTGCTTTCCTTTCCTTACAGCTAATCCCTGGCTATTCTCACCGACGACCTTGAGCTCAGTGCTAATCTGACTAGAAAGGGAGAGAGATCAAGAGAGAGACTACATCTACTTCTCAGACTGTCTGTGTTATGGGGAGTGTTGGATGTACAGTGTCTGCCCGACGGTAAGTTGCCAATTTAACTAAAAACTATATTTGTTTAATGGTGTCTTCATAGTTTGACTTGAGATGTTTTGATATTATGTTGTCGGTGGGTTGTATGCACGGATGGTGACTTTTGTTAGTGGGCTCTACCGTTTATGATAGTGTTGTGAATTCAATAGAAAGATGCTTCAGAGGGTTTGTAAAAATGGACGCTCTATATGGAACCCAAAAAATTCAAAATTTTAGAATATCTGGACACCCATTGACCAATGTTTGCTCCATACAGGCATTTATGGATGTAAATATTCTAGTTTTGTATAAGTGGTCATGATGTCAGAATTATTCTTTCTAAACAAAGTTTGTATCCAGTTTTCAAGCTCCCATCATATGGTGTATTGACATTATATAACAGAGATTTCAGATTTTGAATGGATGGGATCTGAAAATCTGACTGGATGAGCCacataaataaagataaatgcATGAATTCTTGAATTCTTGATAGCTTGAGCTAAAATTATTAGCTCTATGTTTGTTAGTATCTTTATTAAGTTCAAGATAATGAAACCCTAAGGGGCGTCATACTGTACGTAAGGGATAAATCACGACAGCGTGATCAGAAGTGGAGGATAAACAGCTTCCTAGCAAGACACAAAGTTCAATCTAGAGGGGTATTTTTAATTGGCAGACACTATTCAAAGCAACTTATGTTTGAGATGCACATTTTCTCAGTATGTGTGTCCGCTAGGAATTAAACCTATGAGCGTTGACGATGTTAACACAATGTTTTAGTAGTTCAGTTACAAGAGCACAGGTTGTTGTAGAAGCTCATTATGCACACTGGAAAGGTCATGAAGTTACCTCTTAAAATTACAACCCTGGCAGGACTCGAATCTGCAATCTTCTGATCCGAATTCAGACACCTTATCCATCAGGCTAAGAGGTCTACATTGTAGCATGGTCAATTTACTTTGAAAGTGTtcttttacattatattatggGCTTTTTTATGGTGCTATTTTGGTGTTTGGGTCACATtgaattgtatttgtattaaataaagaaacatgaGGCTGAATACATAATAAAAGACGCCAGTTTTGGATTAACTGTCTCAAACCCAGGCTTCCATCactctcttttcatttcatgctctcgctctctttcagGTTGCGTTTGAGCTCCAGGTATGAGTGAGCCCGATGTGCAGCAGTCATGCGATGTGAGGAGTCAGCCGTTGGGATCGATGGGGATCAGGCTCCTGTGGTTCTGGTGAAACCGGATGCTGACACCTCCATAGATCCAGCACAGGAGGTTGTTCACAGCAACTCTTACAGCTGCTCTGTGGTTCCTCCTCAGGGGGGCAACAGGTAAGTCAAACCTATTTGCCTCCTAATGAAAATTGGGAAAATTCAAACAAATTGGTGCATTCAAACAAAGAGAccgtgatgtttttaaatgtggatGTACAATTTAAGAACCTATGAGTAGCCAGACTGCATAGCCTATGTCATAGAACACAAGCTTGTTGACCTGTAAACCACACTCAAGTAACTTTTAAAACCACGACCCCAGCAGGACTTGCACCTGCAGTCTACTGATCCGAATTCTGATGCCTTATCCATTAGGCCCAGGTATTAAGCAGTGCCAGGTGTTAGACTTTGGATCAGAAGGTTACAAGTTGTAACTAACCTCCTAACTGGCACCCCAGCAGGACCCACTCACTAATGTCCACAATTCATATCGACAAGAATAACAGTTCCCTAATTTCATCCACAACCAAGAATATGTTGATCTATAAGGTACACTAattaacatattaaaactgCTACTCTGACAGGAATCGAACCTGCAATCTTCTGATCCGAAGTCAGACACCTTATCCATTAGGCCACAAGGCCCGTTAAGCATCAAAATCTATTTCACCTCCATAGGTGGATTTGTCCTCACACAGCTattaaaggtgtcctgaactgggcttgtttattgttttatactgttgtatgaggtctacttatgacgtttgcatggtttttacattcgaaaacatcaaaatcaataagtaataggctattttctaccacCCCTTTCTAACCatgcattcctaatatcagaatccgaaggaagcgactgtgttcttccacaaacAGGCGcagcacaatgttgcatgtttgttgcttggtcgctctaaataaaaataacagtgaaagaagtcctcacttttgcacatatgacacggggctagccgctctcgagagccctttgctaaagtgacagggttgccagatcttcacagaaaaaataatcaaataaagacaagacaaaaacaaaaacaaaccttaaaatgcaaattgtttacatattttataagaccaaaaattcgtaaaatctgcaacagaccatttattaagacctaagtgccgaggcttttttTTATCTAAGagcaaacaacaagcataaaagcgcttattaataacaaacatggcaacacagcaaaagagcgctgtgtgatgtagccttccgagcataaacacaacacagcagcTTGGGGATTGTCTTTGGAAAGATAAGCTTCgaagtttttctcattttttaacAGTTCGCTACTCTTGGCCTTGTGGCCTAATAGATAAGGCGTATGATATTGGATCTAAAGATTCCAGGTTTGAGTCCTGCTGGGGTTGTGGTTTTAAGGGCTTTATCAAAACCAGTCATATCACACTGGTCTTGGCAAGTGGTTATAGCAGTTGTATTAAAGTCAACTACCCACCTGGATGTTGACCCTACATGACGTTTCCGGGATGTGCATTGCTTTTTAATGATAACATAAATGGAACTAAGAAACAGCTGTTTGAATCATTTAAATGGCCACAGCTCACTGTTCAATGAGGAACGGGTTTACTGAACACTTCGTGGCCTAATGGATAAGATGTCTGACTTCGGAGCAGAAGATGTAGGTCCTGCCAGGCCCGTGGTTTTATGAGGTTAACACACATTATCCTGTTGGAGTTTCCTACCTGGATGTTCATCTCTCAGACCCTGCGTTGCATTCTATAGAGCTTATCCCTATGCCCTGAGCCCTTTGCAGAGATTACCCTCCGTAGTGAGTTTCAAAGGGTTAAAGGCTGTAGGGGacaaaacaactgtttcttgacGTGCCCTTCTTTTCCTTCGGGGTCAAATAAAGTTTACCCTTATCATCATCCCATGCCCACAAGGTGGCTCTGTTGGAGCGAGGGCAAAATATCTTGTTTGAAATGCAGAGAGAATGAGTGCAAACTTTGAAGCCTGAGGAACAATTGCATGAAAGTAACATTACGACAGCTTTCAACCATTTCAACCTTTAAATTTACTCCAGCCTATTTCAATTTTAGCTAGTATTACAGTATACTATCAGTGTCTAAAAGTGATGTAACCATTAAACTAGCCAACCAATTAGTAAATATCATGATAATGGTAAACCTCTGTCGCTCTCTCTTCAGTCTGCACGGGGATGAGCCGTTCTGTCGTATCTGTCATGAGGGCAGCAGTGCGGGGGATCTGTTATCTCCCTGCGAGTGTGCCGGGTCGCTGGCGATGGTGCACCACATCTGTTTGGAGCACTGGCTCATGGCTTCCGGCACCAGCCACTGTGAGCTGTGCCACTATCAGTACGCTTTGGAGAAACGTCCTAAACCACTAACTGAGGTatgaaaatgatgaaaaatcttTTCCTAACAGCAACAGGTTTACTGATTTTCACAATAGCTAAACCCCATAGAAGTTGTGTAGTTGAAAGTACTCTGATGGTTCCCAGATGGGTTTCAGCGCTTTGGGTGCAAGAAAAAgcgcattataaataaaatgcattattattattattcagacTCATTACAACTCCAAACATAGCTCACTGCACAAAAGTCAACAAAAACACCCTTTACATGTATTGTAACTCTAGCACGAACCTTGTTTATTCTTTTTGCAAGTGCACCTGTGTTTAATGTagtctaaaggtctttgcagACTCAGTCTGAAATtttttatgcgttttttcgtattcgCCATCATAAAAATTTGTCATGCATAGAAACCTTGCACACTGAGTCCAATGCGTATTAATTAATTGcgaatttttttacaaaacaacacGGCTTGACGCTGATGTCGCTCTGCCTTTCTCTCCTTATCTGTGCTTTCATCCCCCtctcgttttggccgggagtctcccatTTTTCACACCCGTCTTCCACCATCCTcccattttgttatttctcccgtGAAACTCATGTATTT
This region of Triplophysa rosa linkage group LG1, Trosa_1v2, whole genome shotgun sequence genomic DNA includes:
- the gjd6 gene encoding gap junction protein delta 6: MAPSLSGQSCNMKTSVLAGNRAKVDLFQVLHFGRLVRRDMTEWTLLKRLLDAVHQHSTMIGRLWLTVMVIFRLLIVAVATEDVYTDEQEMFICNTLQPGCPNVCYDAFAPISQPRFWVFQIITVSTPSLCFIIYTWHNLSKQPDGEQPREAYDRSCDSDSCSIKSHRHLGHSLADILEGITNQSAQKSSAVLREASAPTRSSSGVLSKYYVFHVCFRAVLEVAFVVAQWLLFGFYVPAHFVCTASPCMQRVDCYVSRPTEKTIFLIFMFCVGVFCIFLNFLELNHLGWKMIKKSMLIKDGSWKGGYGAINQDTQSIASLAYRDVTSTASLPTLDLVVEHQPDWTCAGNCSTNKEKDSRQANAHRGTQPSKSKSQTNKGRGTKQRSAEVWI